The genomic region GCCATCGGCTCCCTGACGGATGACCCCTTCCAGCGGCTCGTCCAGTGGCGCGTCATAGAGGAGTTCGGCGTCGTCGACCACGACGACGTACGGTCGCCCGTCGAGTTGGTCCTGGAGCTCTTCCAGGTCGTCACCCGAGCTTTCCGCGTTGAGCACGCCGAGTACCCCTTCTCGATCCTCGAGTTCCCGCAGCGGGGACCGGCGAGGTGTCACGACCACCAGAGGAGTGCCTGCTCGCAGAAGGAACTCGGCGGCGCACAGCAGTGCAGTCGAACGGCCGGACTTCGGTGGTCCGGCAATGACAAAACCGGGCCCGTTCTCCTCCAAGTCGATGCCGATGGGGTGGAGTTCATCGCCTCCGACGGCGACCAGCGCCCACAACGGCGACGGCGGCACGAAGTCCGGGTCCAGGGCCATCGCCTCCGACGCTGTGATGCGCGTCGGCAGAGCGTCGACGCGCAGGGGGCGGCGGCCCGCCGGGACTCGGCCGTAGCGCGTTCGCGCCTCCTCCGCGATCTCGCGGAGGGCGCGGACCTGGGCCTGGCCGGCCGGATCCGGCGCCAGCAGACCGATCTGTGTCTCGTCCACGCCCGTGTCCGTGATACGCAGGGCGCGCCCGGGCGGCATGTTCTTCGGAACCTCGCGGGCATGGAGACCGGCCGTTGAATAGTCGTTCGGGTCGGCGAACCGCATGACGAGTCGGTCGGCGAAGGCCGAGGAGACGTGACCGCTCAGACCACTGCGGTCGGCCGTCATGACGACCTTCAGGCCCGCTGCGGATCCCTCACGGAAGAGTCTCTGGGCCGCTTCCAGCAACTGGCCGTAGTTGTAGTTCTCGAAGGTCGACGCGAAGCCTTCCCAACTGTCCAGGAGCAGAACCATCCAGGGCAGGCGCTCCTCCGGGGAAGCTCCCGCGCGCTGCTCCGCCGCGCTCGACGCGCCCTCCATCGCCAGTAGTTGCTGACGGCGGGCGATCTCCACCTGGAGGCGCTGGATCAGCCTGCGGACCCGGTCCGGCTCATCGCGTGTCACGACGGCGCCGACATGCGGCATACGCACCAGGGGCAGTAGAGCGTTAGAGCCGCAGTCGATGGCATAGACGTGCACATCGTGCGGGGATGTGTTGCGGGCCAGTGAGCCGGCGAGCGTGCGCAGTGCCGTCGAGCGGCCGGAACGAGCGCCACCGAGCAGCAGGGTGTGCTCACCGTGCACCAGGTCCAAGGACACCGGCATGCGGGTCTGCTTCGCCGGCAGGTCGATCAGGCCGTACGGGATGGGAGCCACGTCGTCGCCAGGGATGGTGTCCGGTGCGCCACCGTAAGTGGACAGTTCGTCCAGCGTGACGGACTCCGCCAGCGGCGGAAGCCACGGGCTGCGCTGTTCGCCGAAGCCCATCCGCTCCGCACCGTCGCGCACCGCGTCCACGAGGACGGCCAGGTCGGTGACCATCGTGCCGTCGTCCTCGGCCTCTTCCCGCTTGGGCAGCGGGCGAGCGTAGGCGTTCCAGGGCAAGGGCACGAGCGTGGCCTTCGGCCCCGTCTGCCCCGTGGCCGGGCGACGGCCACCGATACGGGCCGACTGCACACCGACGAGCGACTGGGCGCCGGAACGGACGTACATACGACCTGGCGTCGACTTCGAGATCGCGCCCGAGTCCGGTGCATCGATGACGTCCATCGACTCCGCGGCGTCCGTCACCCGCAGGGCGATGCGGAGGTTGGTGTTGGCCCGGATGTCGGCGCTCACCACACCCGCGGGACGCTGCGTCGCGAGAATCAGGTGCACGCCGAGAGAGCGGCCTCGGCGTGCGATGTCGACCAGTCCCGCGATGAAGTCGGGCAATTCCGCGACCAGGGACGCGAACTCGTCTATGACCAGGACGAGCCGGGGCATCGGCTCCAGTTCGGGGCGGAGCTTGCGGATGTCGTTGTAGTCCTCGATGTCCTTGGCGGCGGCGTCGAAGAGAATCCGCTCCCGGCGATGCAGCTCGGCGGCGAGCGAGGCAAGGGCCCGCTCGGTCAAGTGGGCGTCGAGGTCGCTGACCATGCCGACGGTGTGCGGCAGGCGAGCGCAGTCCATGAAGGCGCTGCCGCCCTTGTAGTCGATGAGGACGTAGTTCAGGGCGTCGGGGCGATTCGCCACCGCCAGCGAGGCGATGATCGTCTGCAAGAGCTCGGACTTACCGGCACCCGTCGTACCGGCGACCAGGGCATGCGGCCCGTCGCGGCGGATGTCCAGGACGAATACGCCATCGGCGGCGATCCCAATGGGTGCAGACGTCGTCGAACCACCGGCCTGCCAGATGCGCTCCACGTCGACGCCCGCCGGGTTGGGCATGTTCAGCAGGTTCAGCAGTCGGGCCGAGGTGGGCAGTGCAGAATTCGCGTCGTCACGACTGACATCCCGGATGGGGGCGAGAGACCGGGCCAGGAGTTCGCACCATTCGTAAGGCACCTGGTCGGCGAGGACGTCACCGACGGCCTCCAGGCCGTAACCGCGCACCCGGACGTGATGGGCCGCGTCGGGCGACCACGCCACGACGGCCTTGCACTCCTCGGGAAGCAGCCGCTCGTCCTCGTCGATGCAGAGGGCGAAGATCCCGTACTGCGGGCCCTCGGCCAGGAGTTGGGGAACGCCGGGTACGCGCCGCAGCAACCGTGCCCCGTCGAGTATCAGGAGCACGTTGGCGTCCGGATACAGATGGCCTGTCATGTTGTGCTGCTCGCGGGCCGCCTTGCGTCGAGCCAGCTCGTTCAGAAGTTCGTTGACTCGGCGGCTGATGCCCTCCGAGTCGAAGCCGACCAGAGCGACGCAGTCCTGTCCCTCGTCGGGGTTGGTGTGGGGCAGCCAGTGTGCCCAGTGCCACTCTGCGCCGGCGGCGGGTGTCGCAGCCAGCGACACCAGTGACAGGTCTCGGGGGCTGTGCAGCACGGCGGCCTGCACGCTCAGCCAGCGCGCAGTGCCGAGGGCGCGGGCGCGGTCCCCCGCGATACCGACCACGCCGAGCCGGGCAAAGGGCAGGGTGACCGGGACATCCGGCAGGAGCGGGGGCTCCGGGGGCTCCTCGTCGTGCGACGAGCCGCCGCGTGCGAAAACGAGTTCCACGTCGGACGGCAGAGCGCCGACCCCGATACGCAGTTGCATCGCGTCCGGGTCGGTGAGGCGGCGCTCCCACAGACGGCGGCGGGGGCCGGTCGCGTGGAGGAGGACCTCGGCCGGGTCGGGGTTGTCCTCGCGCCGGGCGCGCTGTTCTTCCTTGCTGAGGGTGACGAGTTCGGCCTCATAGGCCGCGAGGTCCTTCTTGTACTGCTTGAGGGACGTCTTGTGCTTCTTCTTGCCCTCGCGGTTCTCACTGATCCACTGGGCCAGCATCATGAGCGGGCTCATCAGGCAGAACAGCAGCATGTAGATCTGCTTGGTGAAGAGGTACATGGCCAGCCCGAACAGCATGGGCATGAACGCCATGATGAACTGGAAACGCGCGCGGTCCCCCTTCGTGGGGGGCACCGGCACGGCCAGCCTCCGCCGAGGCCGCAGCGGCGAAAGGCGAGGAGGGCGGTTGTAGGCGAGGCCGCCCTCGCTCATCGGAGCCAAGTGCGCGTCCGGCTCGACCACCTTGTCGAGTACGAGCAGCGTGTCACCCACCCGTACGACACCGCCGAGCGGCCAAGGAGTCCCGCCCGTCACAGGATCGTCGTTCAGCCGGATGCTGGCGCCGGCCTCCGGTGCGAGCACGACGTTGCCCTGGAGGTCGACCGTCAGCCGGAGGGCGATCGGCGGCAGCGAGGCATCCGGCAAGGGCAACGAACAGGTGGGTGCCGATCCCGCGGTGGCCGCGCCGACACCCAGCCGGACCACCCGTCCGGAACCGGGACCACCGGTTACCCGCAACTCGTACTGTCCTACGGGCTCACCCTTGCGCAGCAACGGGCCTATCGAGCTGTCGACGGAGACGCGCATGCCGTCCCGCAGGACTCCGGCCGCCGGTGCCTCCGGATCACACAGCACACCATCGGCCCACAGCGCCGGCGCTCCGGTCACCGCCGTCCCGTAGCCAGGCAGCGAAGCCAGTGAGGTGCCGGGCATGGCCACGACGTTCCCTGTCCCACCGCCATGCGGTGCGACGCTCTGTCCGACGGCCTGCGCCAGTACCTCCGCGACATCGCCTGCCGTGGCGGTGTCGTCGGCGGTGACGACGACGTCCTCCGGCTCACCGCCTTCGCGTACGACCGTGACCAGCATCTGCATGGTGGTCATCCTCCCCGTCGGCCCCTGTGGCCACGTTCGTTAACTTCAGCTAACGGAGACTATGGCAGTCCCCGGCCTCGCTCCCCAGCGCCCCGGCGTCAGACTGCCGGCATCGCGTAGATCTCCGGCCCGTTCGTCACCAACAGCCGGTTTCCGGCATGGGCCATCTGCCACGGGGCGCCGGAGTCCTTGTCGTCGGTCCAGGTCCAGCGCACCTTGCCGGTCTTGGCAGCAAGGGCGATGACACCCCCCGACAGGGGTCCGGAGGCGCAGTACAGCGTCATGCCGACCCTCACGAAGGTCTCCGGCCCGCCACGGTCCTGGTCCTCACACAGCCAGAGCCGCTTCACGCTCTTGACGTCGACGGCCCATACGCCGCGGTCGTAGTCGCTGACATAGAGCACGCCGTCGATGACGGCAGGGTTGTTGAAGCCGCGGCGTCCCTTGGGTGAGAGGGTCCACCGTGTGTCGCCTGTCTCCGCGTCGACCGCCGTGAGCTTCTCGCCGGGCAGAAAGACGAGGCCGTTCGCGACCGTCGGCTGCCAGGCCCAGTCGTCGCCGATCTTCTGGGTCCACAGCTGGTCACCGGTCGCGGTGTCGCGCACGGTGAGGTTGTAGTTGGAGTCCGTGTAGACGAGGTGCTTGCCGGAGACGGTGCCCTGGACGTCGTAGTCCTTCGTGCCCCAGTCTCGGTGCTGCAGCCACACCCTTCTACCGGTGCTGTGACTGACCGCGGCGACCGCAGTGCGGTACTCGGTGGCGCTCGTGGCCCTGGAGTAGTCGGTCACCGTGACGTACACGTTCTTGTCGTCGATGGCGATGGTGCCCTCGACGCCGAGTTGTTTGCCGAGGCGGCTGCGCCACACTTCCTCGCCGGTCTTCACATCCCGCGCGACGAGGACTCCCTCCGCGCCGCCATCGGTCAGGAACACCTTGCCGTCACGGAACAGTAGCTGGGAGCCGGGGGCACAGATGTCAGGCTTCGACCAGCGGGCCTTTCCGGTCTTCACGTCGTACGCCACCAAGGGATCGCCGCTGACCAGGAGCAGGCCGTCATGGATGAGGAGCGGTACGTCAGTGGTGGTGCTGTCCTCCGCCGCCTGCTCGTGCCACAGAGGTTGGGGAGCGACGCCGGCCGGCGGGGTGGTGAAGTTCTCCTCGACTGGTTGCGCGGAACCGCCGGCGCCACTCCTGCCGGTCGCCGTTCCGGAGGGGTCACCGCCCCGGCCGAGCCACCAAGCGACGGCTCCGCCCGTCACAGCCACCGCGCCGGCACCGCCGAGCGCAAGACCGAGGACGCGGCGGCGGGAGGGAGCGGTGGCGAGGGCTGGCGTGGTCGTCCCGTGTCCCGGTGTCTGCGCGTCACCCGGCGGTGTGGCGTAGCCGGGCATCGGGGTGCTGTAGGCAGCAGGGGTGCCGCCATGTCCAGAGGCCGGCGGGTACCCGTACCCCGGCGTCGGTGTGCTCGCCGACGTTGGCATCCCACCCGCCATCGCCGGTGGGGGCCCGAAGGACGCAGCGACCGGGGGCTGAGGCTGCTGCGGTGCCTCCAAGTCCAGTATCCCGGCCGCATGCGTGGCGATCGTCGATGCCACCGCCGACGGCAGCCAGTCGCTGAGGACACCCTCGACACCCTGTGGTGCGAGTGCCGCCACGATCTCCGACGGCGCCGGTCGATGCGCCGGGTCCTTCGCGAGACATGCGCGTACGAGGCCCAGCAGTTGCTGCGGTACGCCCTCCAAATCGGGCTCGCCATGCACAACCTGGTAGAGCAACGAGGCGTGCGAGACGGCTCCGTGACCGAACGTGCCCCTGCCTGTCGCCGCAAACGCGAGCACGGCACCCAGCGAGAAAACATCACCCGCCGGGCCGACATCCTTACCGAGCGCCTGCTCCGGTGACATGTAACCGGGTGAGCCGACCACGACTCCCGTCTGTGTCATACGGTTCCCGTCCACCGCACGCGCGATACCGAAGTCGATGACGCGCGGGCCATCCGCCGCCAGCAGGACGTTCGACGGCTTCAGGTCCCGGTGGATCAACCCCGCCGCGTGCACCTCCTGGATGGCAGCGGCGAGACCTGCGGCCAGTGCCCGCACCGTCCGCTCAGGCAAGGCACCGTGCGCGGCGACCACATCCGTGAGATCCGGACCGAGCACGTACGACGTCGCCAGCCATGGCAACGGCGCGTCAGGGTCGGCGTCCACGACAGGGGCGGTGAAGCGGCCGGAGACTGCCTTGGCTATCTCGACCTCGTGCCGGAAGCGGTCGCGGAAGTCGCCATCCGCTGCCAGATCCGGACGTACGACCTTCACGGCCACGGTACGGCCACCGGGTGAACGGGCCAGGTAGACGCGGCCCATGCCGCCGGCACCGAGTCTTCGCAGGAGACGGTAGGTGCCCAACTCCGTTGGATCGTCCTGCTGCAGCGTCTCCATTTGTGGGCCTTCCCCGTGTCACGCGTTGCGATGCGCTGATCACATTTGATGGTGTTCGCTATCGCAGACACAGTAGTGACCGCTTGAGCAAGGCGAGAGTCAGGGGCCATGAGCGGAAGTTCGGCGAAGCCGAAGCGGAGAGAGGCAGCCAAGGCCGCCCTGCGGTACAAGCACCGGCCCGGCCGGCCCGCCGCCGGGCGGCTGAAGAAGCCGGACTGGGGATGTGCCGTGGGTTGTGCGGTGATCCCCGGCGTCTTCGTCCTGCTGACGCCGCTGTACTTCTTCGACATGTACTGGGGGGACGACCTCTGGAGCGGCTTCGCCGCCGCGTGGCCCCGCGGCGCGTATGCCTTCGCCGCCACCGTGGGGGCACTGGTACCACTGGTCTTCCTCGCCTGGGCCTGGCCCCTGACCCGGATGAACTGGAAGAAGAGCAAGCCGCGTTCGCTGGCCTGGGCTGCCGCCTCGCTGCCCGGGCTGGCGGCGGGGTACCTGGTCGCCGGGGTGATCGTGGGGACCACACGGCCCAAGCGGCGCCGCGACTGGGACTACGACTGCTACAGCGAGGGCGGGCCCTGCTGGGTGCATGTGCACTACCCGTGGCTGTGGGCCGTCGGTCTCGTCGCCACGCTCGCCGCGGCCGCGCTGCTGGTCACCCTGCTCGTCAGGTACAGCGGTCGGTCCTCCGCTACCGCACCTTCGACATCCGAGCCTGAGGACGACCCGACTCCTCGCTCTCCGAGCGGTACTGGAGGTCGTCGCCCACCGGGCTGAGGCGCACGGTCGTGGGGGCCGGGTTGCAGCCGCTGTGGTTGGTCTTCGCGCCCACCGACGTCGCGACGAGCTCCTTCTTCGTCACCTGCTTCAGGGTCAGTACGTCGACGCAGACGCCGCCGATCTGGTCGGTCTGGCGGAGTCGGCCCAGCTCCTCTCCGATGGCCGCCCGTTCGACGGTGATCCGGAACGTGCCGAGGGGCAGCCTGCCGTCGAGGGCGCTGCCCTGGCCCTCCCAGGTGCCGAGGTACGCGGCGGGCACGGCGCCGGACGGGGCGGAGCTCGCGGTCGCCGCAGGGGGAGAGTCGGTGCCCGCGCCGGAGTCGCTCGTGTCGTCGTCGGAGGTCCGGCCCGGCAGCAGGTCGAACACGAGCACCGAGCCGATCGTCACGGCGGCCATCGCCCCGGCGACCGCCAGCGCCACGGTGCAGCTCAGCCTCCGCACCCGTCCGCCGCCCTCCGGCGTGGACGTCGCCGCCACGGAGACGGACACCTTGCCGGGGCGCCGGCCGGTGGGCGGTGGGGCGGTGTCGTCCTGCGGACCGCCGTCCCGGGGTGCGGGTACGGCGGCGGAGGGGGCCGGGGGCGTGGGCATCACCGGCGGCGGCCCGAAGACGCCGGCCGTCGCGGCCCCGGCCGGACCCGACGGCCCCCACGACTCCACCGATTCCACCGACTCCACTGCCGGACCCTCTGGTGCGGCCACGGACGGGCTGCTGAAACCGACCGGCCCCGAGGGGCCCCCGGCCCCTGGTCCGGTCGCCTCCAGGTTCAGCAACTGCACGGCGCTCCGGCTCACCTGCTCGACCAGCGCCCCCGGCAGCCACCCGCCCGCCACCAGCCTGGCCGCGCCCTCGGGAGCCAACCGCCGGGCCACCTCGGCGGGGGCAGGCCGCGCGGCCGGATCCTTCGTCAGGCAGGCCGCCGTGAGCTCCCGCAACGGTCCGTCCAGCCCGCCGAGCTCCGGCTCCTCGTGGACGACCTTGTAGAGCAGGGCCGCCGAGGAGTCCCCGGGGAAGGGTGGTTCGCCGGTCGCCGCGTAGGCCAGGACCGCGCCGAGCGAGAAGACGTCCGCCGCGCCCGTGACGCCCTTGCCGAGGATCTGCTCGGGCGACATGTAGCCGGGCGAGCCGATCGACACGCCCGTGGACGTCAGGGACGCCGTACCGTCCGTGGCCCGCGCGATGCCGAAGTCGATCAGCAGCGGGCCGTCGAGCGTGAGCAGTACGTTCGAGGGCTTCACGTCCCGGTGCACCAGGCCCAGCTCGTGCACCGCCGCCAGCGCCTCGGCCAGCCCCGCCCCCAGTGCCCGTACGGTGTGGGCCGGCAGCGCGCCGCCCTCGGTGACCGCGGCCGACAGCGAGGGGCCCGCCGCGTACGCCGTCGCCACCCACGGCACCCGGGCGTCCGGGTCCGCGTCCAGGACGGGTGCCGTCCAGGCGCCGCCGACCCGGCGCGCGGCCTCCACCTCGCGGCGGAACCGGGCCCGGAACTCCTCGTCCAGTGCGAAGTGCGGATGGACGATCTTGACCGCGACGGTACGGCCGCCGGCGCTGCGGCCCAGGTAGACCCGGCCCATGCCGCCGGAGCCCAGCCGGCCGAGCAGCCGGTAGGGCCCGACGACGGTCGGTTCGTCGACGTCGAGCGGCCGCATGGCGTCACCCCTCCCCCGTAGGCGCCCGCAGGCCCTCGCCGGACCCCGTAGGCGCGCACTCCCCAGCAGAGTAGTGCGCGAGCGCGGGCCCGCTCAGGGCTGGAGCAGGGCCACCTTCACGTCCGCGGGGAAGCCGGTCGTGGGGCCGACCCGGCGGGCGAACTCGGCGACCGCCTCCAGCTGCGGGCCGCCGAAGCGGAAGTCGAGCGTCGTGAAGTAGCGGGCGAGGGTCTCCTCGTCGAAGTCCTCCCAGCGGGCGGCCTGCTCGGCGACCTTGCCGACCTCCTCCAGGGAGAGGTTGCGGGAGTCGAGGAAGGCCTCGTGCACCTTGCGCGTGATGACCGGCTCGCGCTCCGCGTAGTCGCGGCGCGCCGCCCAGACCGCGAAGACGAACGGCAGGCCCGTCCACTCCTTCCACAGCGTGCCGAGGTCGTGCACGTCCAGGCCGAAGCGCGGCCCGTCGAGCATGTTCGCGCGCAGGGCCGCGTCGCCGATGAGGACGGCCGCCTCGGCCTCCTGCATCATCAGGCTCAGGTCGGGCGGGCACGTGTAGTAGTCGGGCCGGACGCCGTAGCGCTCGGCGAGGAGCAGCTGGGCGAGGCGCACGGAGGTGCGGGAGGTCGAGCCGAGGGCGACGCGGGCGCCGTCCAGCCGGTCCAGCGGGACCTGCGAGACGATCACGCAGGACATGACCGGGCCGTCGCAGCCGACGGCGATGTCGGGGAAGGCGACCAGCTGGTCGGCGTGCTTGAGGAACTCGACCAGGGTGATCGGGGCGATGTCGAGTTCGCCCTGCACCAGCTTCTCGCTGAGCTTCTCCGGGGTGTCCTTCGTGAGCTCGAAGTCGAGGAGCGTGCCCGTTCTGGCGAGCCCCCAGTACAGGGGCAGGCAGTTCAGGAACTGGATGTGGCCGACGCGCGGCCGGGTGCGAGGATTGTCCACATCGTGAGGCTAGCCCTCATGGCGTAGGGGGCCGCGTCCGGCCCCGCCGTGGGCCCGTGACCGGCGGTCGGCGCCTTCGCCGCCAGTCGGCGGAGCGTGTTCAAACATTCGGGTGACGTGATCTTGACCCCTATTGCATTCCGGGGCCTGCGTGCTAGGCTCGTCGCAAGTTGCAGTTTGGTTTCCCTTGCAGTACAGAGCCTGCGGAGCATGTGACCGCGGGCTCTCGTCATTCTCAGACGTATGCAGTTGTGCAGAATTCATCTTCACACTTGCTGGTTCTGGAGCAGGGCAACCCTTTTGAGCCCAAGGAGGGCTTATGGCTACCGGAACCGTTAAGTGGTTCAACGCCGAAAAGGGCTTTGGTTTCATCGCCCAGGAGGGCGGCGGCCCCGACGTCTTCGTCCACTACTCCGCGATCAATGCGACCGGATTCCGGTCCCTCGAGGAGAACCAGCAGGTGTCTTTCGACGTCACGCAGGGTCCGAAGGGCCCGCAGGCTGAGAACGTCACGCCGGTCTGATCAGTAGTACCCAAGGAGCCCCGCGCCGTCAGGCAGCGGGGCTCCTGCCTTTTCCGGCCCTGCCACCCGATGAATTCCCGGTGAATTCTGGCCACGGGCCTGTCGATCGGCGCTCGCGCTAGGGTCTGCTGCCATGGCCGATGCTGACTTCCTGATCGAGACTCGCAGGTTCTACGACACCGTCGCCGAGGAGTACGCCGTCCACTTCCGTGACCTGGGGGCTGGGATGCCGCTGGATCTGGGCGTGCTCTACGGATTCGCGGAGCTCGTGGGTGAGGGGGGCGAGGTCGCCGACCTGGGGTGCGGGCCCGGGCGGGTGACGGCGTTCCTGGCGTCCCGGGGGCTGTCGGTGTTCGGACTGGACCTGTCGGAGTCGATGCTCGCGATCGCCCGCCGCGAGAACCCGGGCCTGCGGTTCGAGAAGGGCTCGATGCAGGAGCTGGACCTTCCGGACGGCTCGCTCGACGGTGTCGTGTCCTGGTACTCGACCATCCACACACCCGAGGAGCACCTGCCCGCCCTCTTCGCCGGTTTTCACCGCGTCCTGCGTCCCGGCGGCCACCTCCTCCTCGGCTTCCAGTGCGGTGACGAGCCCCGTCACTACGAGCAGGCCTTCGGCCACTCGGTGGCCCTGACCTTCCGCCGCCGCCGGCCGGAGCACATCGCGGCCCTGCTGGAAGCCGCCGGTTTCACCCTCCGCGCACGGACCGTGCGCGAGCCGGACGAGACACGCGGCGAGCCGGTCGCCCAGGCGAGCCTCGTGGCCCGCAAGCCCCCGGAGCCGATCTCCTGAGCCGATGTCCCGAGCCGATCTCCTGGCCGTGCCAGCGCAGCGCCGGTACCACTTGTCCGCCTACGACACCCCCGCGACATCCCGCGCCGCGATGTACCCGAACGTCATCGCCGGCCCGATCGTCGAGCCCGCGCCCGCGTAGCTGTGGCCCATCACCGCCGCGCTGGCATTGCCCGCCGCGTACAGGCCCGGGATCACCGAGCCGTCGGGGCGCAGGACGCGGGCCCGGGCGTCCGTCCGCATGCCGCCCTTCGTGCCGAGGTCGCCGGGGACGATGCGGAAGGCGTGGTAAGGGGGTAGCCAGAGGGGGGCCAGGCAGGGGTTCGGGAGGACCGACGGGTCCGTGTAGTAGTGGTCGTAGGCGCTGTCACCGCGGTGGAAGTCGGGGTCCTCGCCCCGCCGTGCCTGGGCGTTGAAGCGGTCGACCGTCGTGCGCAGGGCCGCCGCCGGGACGCCGATCGACGCGGCCAGGGCGTCCAGGGTCCAGGCCTTGTGCGCGGCGCCCGAGTCGTACCAGGCGTCGGGGAGGGGCAGGGCCGGCAGGACGTCCTTGAAGAGGTAGCGGTTGCGGTAGTTCTGGTCGACGATCAGCCAGGACGGGATGGCCGGGTCGGTGTCGTGGACGTCGTACATGGTGTGGACGACGTCGCTGTAGGGGGCGGCCTCGTTGACGAAGCGTCGGCCGGAGCCGTTCACCAGCAGCCCGCCGGGCAGGGTGCGTTCGGCGAGGCAGAAGTAGGGCTCGCCGGGGGCGGGGATGGCCGGCCCCCACCAGGCGTCGTCCATCAGGTCGAGCGCCGCGCCCAGCCGCTCCCCCGCCCGGATGCCGTCGCCGGTGTTCTCCTTCGCCCCGACGGTCCACTCGGTGCCGATGGGCTGTCGCTGGAATCGGTCCCGCATGGCGGCGTTGTGCTCGAATCCGCCCGAGCCGACGATCACGCCCCGGCGGGCGCGGACCAGGCCGGGAGCGCCGTCGCGGGTGACGACGGCTCCCGTCACCCTGCCGTTCTCGACGTGCAGGTCCGTCAGAGGCGTGTTCAGCCATACCGGGACCCCGGCCGACGAGAGCCCCGCGCGCAGGCCCGCTGCCAGTGCCTGGCCCATCGTCAGCGGCTTCTGGCCGAGGAGCGCCGCCTTCGTGCCCCGCGCGAGGCACTGGGCGGCGACGGCCGCGCCCCGGGTGTTGACCGCGGCGAGGGCGATCCACTTGTAGTCGGCGCTGAAGACCACCATGCCCGCGGGGACGTCCATGTACGGCGGGTTCAGGTGTGCCAGCTCGGCTCCCAGGAGGTTGCCGTCGAGCTGGTCCGGCTCGATGGAGCGGCCGTTCGGCAGTCCGCCGGGCAGCTCGGGGTAGTAGTCGCTGTAGCCCTCCATCCAGCGGAAGCGCAGGGGGCTGTGGGCCATGACGTAGGAGATCGTCGCCGGGCCGTGGGTGAGGAAGGCGCGCTGCCGGTCGGCGGGGACCTCCGGGCCGACGACGGCGGCGAGGTAGGCGGCGGCCTTGGCCGGGGTGTCGGGGACACCGGCCGCGAGGATGACCGGGTTGTTCGGGATCCAGATCCCGGCACCGGAGCGGGGGGTCGAGCCGCCGAAGGTCGGGGCCTTCTCCACGACGACGCAGCTCAGCCCCTGCCCGGCGGCGGTCAGCGCGGCGGTCATCCCGGCCGCGCCGGAGCCGACGACGACGACGTCGTACGTGCCGAGCGGGGGTAGGTC from Streptomyces chartreusis NRRL 3882 harbors:
- a CDS encoding class I SAM-dependent methyltransferase, which gives rise to MADADFLIETRRFYDTVAEEYAVHFRDLGAGMPLDLGVLYGFAELVGEGGEVADLGCGPGRVTAFLASRGLSVFGLDLSESMLAIARRENPGLRFEKGSMQELDLPDGSLDGVVSWYSTIHTPEEHLPALFAGFHRVLRPGGHLLLGFQCGDEPRHYEQAFGHSVALTFRRRRPEHIAALLEAAGFTLRARTVREPDETRGEPVAQASLVARKPPEPIS
- the kstD gene encoding 3-oxosteroid 1-dehydrogenase, yielding MTTSTNSAGTPKAPSRRRVLAGAAGAGLAVAAGVQQGAHAADLPPLGTYDVVVVGSGAAGMTAALTAAGQGLSCVVVEKAPTFGGSTPRSGAGIWIPNNPVILAAGVPDTPAKAAAYLAAVVGPEVPADRQRAFLTHGPATISYVMAHSPLRFRWMEGYSDYYPELPGGLPNGRSIEPDQLDGNLLGAELAHLNPPYMDVPAGMVVFSADYKWIALAAVNTRGAAVAAQCLARGTKAALLGQKPLTMGQALAAGLRAGLSSAGVPVWLNTPLTDLHVENGRVTGAVVTRDGAPGLVRARRGVIVGSGGFEHNAAMRDRFQRQPIGTEWTVGAKENTGDGIRAGERLGAALDLMDDAWWGPAIPAPGEPYFCLAERTLPGGLLVNGSGRRFVNEAAPYSDVVHTMYDVHDTDPAIPSWLIVDQNYRNRYLFKDVLPALPLPDAWYDSGAAHKAWTLDALAASIGVPAAALRTTVDRFNAQARRGEDPDFHRGDSAYDHYYTDPSVLPNPCLAPLWLPPYHAFRIVPGDLGTKGGMRTDARARVLRPDGSVIPGLYAAGNASAAVMGHSYAGAGSTIGPAMTFGYIAARDVAGVS
- a CDS encoding cold-shock protein; the protein is MATGTVKWFNAEKGFGFIAQEGGGPDVFVHYSAINATGFRSLEENQQVSFDVTQGPKGPQAENVTPV
- a CDS encoding menaquinone biosynthetic enzyme MqnA/MqnD family protein; this translates as MDNPRTRPRVGHIQFLNCLPLYWGLARTGTLLDFELTKDTPEKLSEKLVQGELDIAPITLVEFLKHADQLVAFPDIAVGCDGPVMSCVIVSQVPLDRLDGARVALGSTSRTSVRLAQLLLAERYGVRPDYYTCPPDLSLMMQEAEAAVLIGDAALRANMLDGPRFGLDVHDLGTLWKEWTGLPFVFAVWAARRDYAEREPVITRKVHEAFLDSRNLSLEEVGKVAEQAARWEDFDEETLARYFTTLDFRFGGPQLEAVAEFARRVGPTTGFPADVKVALLQP